The proteins below come from a single Holdemania massiliensis genomic window:
- the holA gene encoding DNA polymerase III subunit delta yields MNYLLYGSETYRLKKKLDELLKANDPENTGMNTVVYDAGSADFQLRAVLEDAWTIPFFAEKKTVVVRNPVFLTPSGSLNDKDGKALEEYLNQACPSTDLIFCGEFDSLDQRKKLVKLVLKTCRVFTMKRMDEREFRSYVNQQLSAHQLILSRDAMEELMQRLPLDMESFHQELIKLTLYGTKISRDDIVHLVSRPLDEDVFHLVNAVITHNLKQAMHLWKDLDSLNKDPIYLVALLASQFRLMAQVRMLSDRRMSESMIAQQLKVHPFRVKKAHEAVARLNSERLLEILNDLAELDQRFKSGTLDRKLGFEMFLIKAAR; encoded by the coding sequence ATGAACTATTTATTGTACGGGTCGGAAACGTATCGGCTGAAGAAAAAACTGGACGAACTGCTGAAAGCAAACGATCCGGAAAACACAGGCATGAACACGGTGGTCTACGATGCAGGCAGCGCCGATTTTCAGCTTCGTGCGGTTCTGGAGGACGCCTGGACCATTCCGTTTTTTGCGGAAAAGAAAACGGTGGTGGTCCGCAATCCGGTATTTTTAACGCCGTCAGGATCCTTGAATGATAAGGACGGCAAAGCTCTTGAGGAATATCTCAACCAGGCTTGTCCGAGCACAGATCTGATCTTCTGCGGTGAATTTGACAGCTTGGATCAGCGCAAGAAGCTCGTCAAGCTGGTTTTGAAGACCTGCCGGGTGTTCACGATGAAGCGGATGGATGAGCGGGAGTTTCGTTCTTATGTCAACCAGCAGCTGTCCGCCCATCAGCTGATTCTGTCGCGGGATGCGATGGAGGAATTGATGCAGCGGCTGCCGTTGGATATGGAAAGTTTTCATCAGGAGCTGATCAAGCTGACGCTGTATGGAACCAAGATCAGCCGCGATGATATCGTGCATCTGGTCAGCCGGCCGCTGGATGAGGATGTGTTCCATCTGGTCAACGCGGTCATCACCCATAACCTGAAACAAGCGATGCATTTGTGGAAGGATCTGGATTCCTTGAATAAAGATCCGATCTATCTGGTCGCCTTGCTGGCCTCACAGTTTCGTTTAATGGCGCAGGTGCGGATGCTCAGCGATCGAAGAATGAGTGAATCGATGATCGCTCAGCAGCTGAAGGTTCATCCGTTTCGGGTTAAGAAAGCCCATGAAGCGGTGGCCCGGCTGAATTCTGAGCGGCTTTTGGAAATTTTAAATGATCTGGCAGAGCTGGATCAACGCTTTAAAAGCGGTACGCTGGATCGGAAGCTGGGTTTTGAGATGTTTTTAATCAAAGCCGCACGGTAG
- a CDS encoding DNA-deoxyinosine glycosylase: protein MSNPTPKTEKIVHPFAPIYDAHSRVLILGSMPSVASRQQAFYYAHPRNRFWPLMAALDGSLLETVEQRTAFLHRRHFALWDVIASCTIAGSSDASIRDVQVNDFKPLLAATEIKTIVTTGKTAGRLYQKYAQAETGIEALILPSTSPANAAMSLDQLVAAYRFLFEL, encoded by the coding sequence ATGAGTAATCCGACGCCCAAAACAGAGAAGATTGTCCATCCTTTCGCGCCGATCTATGATGCGCACAGCCGTGTGCTGATTCTCGGTTCCATGCCTTCAGTGGCCTCACGGCAGCAGGCGTTTTATTACGCTCACCCGCGCAACCGCTTCTGGCCGCTCATGGCGGCGCTGGACGGCTCGCTGCTGGAAACCGTTGAGCAGCGTACAGCGTTTTTGCATCGGCGGCATTTTGCGCTGTGGGATGTGATTGCCAGCTGTACGATTGCCGGCAGCAGCGACGCCAGTATCCGCGACGTCCAAGTCAATGATTTTAAGCCGCTGTTAGCCGCGACGGAAATTAAAACGATTGTCACAACCGGCAAGACAGCCGGCCGGCTGTATCAGAAATATGCTCAGGCGGAAACGGGAATCGAGGCGCTGATCCTGCCTTCGACTTCACCCGCCAACGCCGCGATGTCGCTGGATCAGCTGGTCGCAGCCTATCGGTTTTTGTTTGAACTTTAA
- a CDS encoding L-serine ammonia-lyase, iron-sulfur-dependent, subunit alpha, giving the protein MDSLKELYKIGPGPSSSHTLGPQRACQLYKAEYGEKLHHVEVELYGSLSLTGKGHLTDYIIRKTFEPAKTTIFFLKDWKESFPNGFYIRGYNEAHQLLAKWTVFSVGGGSIKILEKHLETGENVYPENSMQSIREVCEREKIGFAEYALRAEEGLEVYLDTILTAMLASVKQGLQASGILPGRLKMERAAKAMLLQAGTIEEEAERSKMRLAAYAYAASEQNASAGTVVTAPTLGSCGVMAALMYYYYNDRQITRGKLVKALAVAGLFGDLIKTNATISGAVGGCQAEIGAACAMAAAAAAYLNGMNCAQIEYAAEIGMEHHLGLTCDPVGGYVIIPCIERNAVAVLRALDAMSLARTMSRVKKNRVSFDVVVKTMNYTGKHLPIELKETSLGGLAKEVQIVPEEHPSCLDGHLIVEEAVMENDVLASPIRFDL; this is encoded by the coding sequence ATGGATTCATTAAAGGAACTGTATAAAATCGGTCCGGGTCCCAGCAGCTCACATACGCTGGGGCCGCAGCGGGCCTGCCAGCTGTATAAAGCGGAATACGGCGAAAAACTGCATCATGTGGAAGTTGAACTGTATGGCTCGTTATCTTTGACCGGCAAGGGTCATCTGACCGACTACATTATCCGCAAAACTTTTGAACCAGCGAAAACGACGATTTTCTTTTTAAAGGACTGGAAGGAAAGCTTTCCCAACGGTTTTTATATCCGCGGCTATAACGAAGCCCATCAGCTGCTGGCAAAATGGACTGTTTTCTCGGTTGGCGGCGGGTCTATAAAAATTCTGGAAAAGCATCTGGAAACCGGCGAGAATGTCTATCCTGAAAATTCCATGCAGAGTATCCGTGAGGTCTGTGAGCGGGAAAAGATCGGTTTCGCCGAATATGCGCTGCGTGCCGAGGAAGGCTTGGAAGTCTATCTCGATACGATTTTGACGGCCATGCTCGCTTCGGTGAAGCAGGGCCTGCAGGCCAGCGGTATCCTGCCGGGGCGGTTAAAAATGGAGCGGGCAGCGAAAGCGATGCTGCTGCAGGCCGGAACGATTGAAGAGGAAGCCGAGCGGTCAAAGATGCGCTTAGCCGCCTATGCCTATGCGGCCAGCGAACAGAATGCTTCAGCCGGAACGGTGGTCACGGCTCCGACGCTGGGCTCCTGCGGCGTCATGGCGGCGCTGATGTACTATTATTATAACGATCGCCAGATCACCCGCGGCAAGCTGGTCAAAGCTTTAGCGGTGGCGGGATTGTTCGGCGATCTGATCAAAACCAACGCAACGATCTCCGGCGCAGTCGGCGGCTGTCAGGCAGAAATCGGCGCAGCGTGTGCGATGGCGGCGGCGGCAGCGGCTTATTTAAATGGCATGAACTGCGCTCAGATTGAATATGCTGCAGAAATCGGCATGGAACACCATCTGGGACTGACGTGTGATCCGGTTGGCGGCTATGTCATCATTCCTTGTATTGAACGCAATGCGGTAGCGGTGCTGCGCGCGCTGGACGCGATGTCCTTAGCGCGGACGATGAGCCGGGTGAAAAAGAACCGCGTCAGCTTCGACGTTGTCGTGAAGACGATGAATTATACCGGCAAGCATCTGCCGATTGAGTTGAAGGAAACTTCCCTGGGCGGTCTGGCCAAAGAGGTTCAGATTGTCCCGGAGGAGCATCCTTCGTGTCTGGATGGTCATTTGATCGTTGAAGAAGCCGTCATGGAAAACGATGTGCTGGCTTCCCCGATCCGCTTTGATCTATGA